Proteins from one Melospiza melodia melodia isolate bMelMel2 chromosome 18, bMelMel2.pri, whole genome shotgun sequence genomic window:
- the EMP2 gene encoding epithelial membrane protein 2 — protein sequence MLILLAFIIVFHITSAALLFISTIDNAWWVGDNFSADVWRVCTTNTSTCMAITDEFNEYQSIQAVQAAMILSTIFCCVAFLVFILQLFRLKQGERFVLTSVIQLLSCLCVMIAASIYTDRHEELHQSHGYVMEVSKGQYGYSFVLAWIAFAFTLISGVMYLVLRKRK from the exons atgctgattctCCTGGCCTTCATTATCGTGTTTCACATAACCTCAGCAGCTTTGCTGTTCATCTCAACTATTGACAAT GCCTGGTGGGTGGGAGATAACTTTTCTGCAGATGTCTGGAGAGTGTGTACCACGAATACGAGCACCTGTATGGCTATCACTGATGAGTTCAATG AGTATCAATCAATTCAGGCTGTTCAGGCCGCCATGATCCTGTCTACCATTTTCTGCTGTGTGGCATTTCTGGTTTTCATTCTTCAACTCTTCCGTCTAAAGCAAGGAGAAAGATTTGTGTTAACTTCTGTTATCCAGCTCCTGTCAT GTCTGTGTGTTATGATTGCAGCTTCCATTTACACAGACAGGCATGAAGAACTGCACCAGAGCCATGGATATGTAATGGAAGTTTCCAAAGGCCAATATGGCTATTCCTTTGTCTTAGCCTGGATTGCCTTTGCCTTTACCCTGATCAGTGGAGTGATGTACTTAGTATTAAGGAAGCGTAAATAA